The proteins below come from a single Megalops cyprinoides isolate fMegCyp1 chromosome 5, fMegCyp1.pri, whole genome shotgun sequence genomic window:
- the LOC118778266 gene encoding prostaglandin E2 receptor EP4 subtype-like, which yields MTNSTATPTDPTIPVIMFIFGVVGNVIAIVVLCKSRKEQKETTFYTLVCGLAVTDLLGTLLVSPVTIATYVKGKWPVEGSWPGEDPLCQYSGFILLFFSLAGLSIICAMSIERYMAINHAYFYNHYVDQKLAALTLFAIYFSNILFCALPSMGLGQVKKQFPQTWCFIDWRSNVSTHAAFSYMYAGFSSFLILSTVICNILVCGALIMMHRRFVRRTSLGTDQGRIADLRRRRSFGRMAGAEIQMVILLIATSVVVLICSIPLVVQVFVNQLYRKEVEKTIKNPDLQAIRIASVNPILDPWIYILLRKAVLLKVIEKIKCLFCRIGGRSQQRPGNFHCIDGQRSSSIISRDSPSLMCRELREVTSTSQTFLYLPETSDIFTGGCQTGQAEPGPMVERSSLKDLRKSESSGEHAPDYRTSEGQRAHTSLSSPSRPPSYSKDQPLHVTFTGEALSLQEKCI from the exons atgacaaacagcactgcaacacCCACGGACCCCACTATCCCTGTTATAATGTTTATATTCGGGGTGGTCGGCAATGTCATAGCCATTGTTGTACTTTGTAAATCCagaaaggaacagaaagagaCAACGTTCTACACTCTGGTTTGTGGACTCGCAGTGACCGACCTCCTGGGAACCTTGCTTGTGAGCCCCGTTACCATCGCCACCTATGTGAAAGGAAAGTGGCCGGTAGAGGGATCGTGGCCAGGGGAAGACCCGTTGTGTCAGTACTCTGGATtcattcttcttttcttttctttggcgGGCCTCAGTATTATATGTGCCATGTCAATTGAAAGGTACATGGCCATTAACCACGCGTACTTTTACAACCACTATGTGGACCAAAAACTTGCTGCTTTGACACTTttcgccatttatttttcaaacattttattctgtgcCTTGCCGAGCATGGGACTAGGTCAAGTGAAGAAGCAGTTCCCGCAAACTTGGTGTTTCATTGACTGGAGAAGTAATGTGAGTACGCACGCAGCGTTCTCCTACATGTACGCTGGATTCAGTTCTTTTCTCATTCTGTCCACGGTTATCTGTAACATATTGGTGTGCGGAGCTCTTATCATGATGCACAGACGGTTTGTCCGCAGAACTTCGCTCGGCACAGACCAGGGCAGGATTGCTGATTTAAGAAGAAGACGGAGTTTTGGACGCATGGCCGGTGCAGAAATTCAAATGGTCATCTTGCTTATTGCCACATCTGTGGTGGTCCTTATTTGTTCAATACCTTTGGTG GTGCAAGTGTTTGTCAACCAGCTCTACAGGAAAGAGGTGGAGAAGACCATTAAGAACCCTGACCTCCAGGCTATACGCATTGCCTCAGTCAATCCCATCCTGGACCCCTGGATCTACATCCTGCTTCGTAAGGCTGTGCTCCTCAAAGTCATTGAGAAGATCAAGTGCCTCTTCTGCAGGATCGGGGGCCGGAGCCAGCAAAGGCCGGGGAACTTCCACTGCATCGACGGGCAGCGGTCATCCTCCATCATCTCCCGCGACTCCCCCTCCCTCATGTGCCGGGAGCTGAGGGAGGTCACCAGCACATCGCAGACTTTCCTCTACCTGCCCGAAACCAGCGACATCTTTACGGGCGGCTGTCAGACAGGACAGGCGGAGCCGGGCCCCATGGTGGAGCGCTCCTCTTTGAAGGACCTCAGGAAATCCGAGTCCTCGGGCGAACACGCCCCCGACTACAGGACTTCGGAAGGCCAGCGCGCTCACACAAGCCTGTCGAGCCCAAGCAGGCCTCCTTCCTACTCGAAGGACCAGCCCCTGCATGTGACATTCACGGGGGAAGCGTTGAGCTTGCAGGAGAAATGCATATAG